In the Mycolicibacter minnesotensis genome, GGTGGGGGCCGGAAGCGCGGCGATACGCACCGTGCGTGGGCTCAGGTACTCGGTAACCCGCTTGATGACGCCGCCCTTGCCGGCGGCATCGCGGCCCTCGAAGATGACCACCACCCGGGATCCCGTGGCCCGCACCCACTCCTGAAGTTTCACGAATTCGCTTTGTAGGCGCAGGAGTTCTTTTTCGTACACGTCGTCGGCGAGGCGCCGCGTGGCGGCTTCGAACTCGTTGTCGCTCACTGTGCTGCCTCCAGTAGTTCGGCCAGCGCCTCATCCAACAGTGCCGAGACCATTCCTACGTCACTCATGGCCTTGCGGTCGGCATTGACCCCGAAGTAGAGCGTGCCGTTGTAGGACGTCACCCCGATGGTCAGCGCCTTGTTGGGCAGCAGCGGAGGCACGCTGTAGGTCTCGAGCAGTTTCGCGCCGCAGACGTAAAGCTGCCGCTGGGCACCCGGCGCATTGGTGATCAGCAGGTTGAACACTCGGCCGGAGAAGCCGGCGAACGCGGTCGCGACCCGCACCCCCATGGCGTGCAGGGTGGGCGGTGCAAAACCCGCTACCGTCAAGATCGTGCGGGCGTCCACCAGCCCGGTCGAGGTGGGATGTGACTCCGTGGCGTAGGCGATCTGCGAGAGCCGGACTACCGGATTCGGCTCTCCGACGGGAAGATCCACCAGGAACGGGGTCACGGCACCGATTGGCTGGGCAGCGGAGTCCAATTCGTGGTCCGGGTACACCGACAACGGTGCCATCGCCCGCACGGTCCGAGTCGGCCCGACTGGCTCGCCGCGCGACAACAACCAGTTCCGTAGCGCTCCGGTGATCACGGCGAGAACGACGTCGTTGATGGCACAGTCGTAGCGGGCCCGCACCGTTCGATAGTCCTCGAGTGCTCCATGGGCGACGGTGAACAGCCGATTCTGGGATACCTCGGTGTTCAACGGGCTCTGCGGAGCGGTACCGCGCACGATGGTCCGTGCCGCATCGAACGCCTTGCGGCCCACCCACGTCAGCGGACTGCCGATCGTCGATCCGACCGCCTGCAGCTGGGTCCGAGGAGCCGCGACCCAGTCCCCCACCGCACCCAGCACCAGTTCGACGGCCCCGGGCTCATCACGGGGCACCCAGATGTCTTCGTCGAACGGTGGCGGGCGTTGCGACCGGTCGACCAGGACGTGCCCCATGGCCGGTGCCGCCATGCCATTGACCAGGGCCTGGTGAGACTTGATGTAGATGGCGATGCGATTGTCGGCCAGCCCCTCGATCAGATAGACCGCCCACAGCGGCCGGGCCCGGTCCAGCGACTGTTGACTCAACCGCGCGACCAGTTCATGCAGCTGCCGATCGCTGCCCGGCGACGGGACCGCCAGATGACGTACGTGATAGGTGATGTCGAACTCGTGGTCATCCACCCACACCGGGCGCGCCAGGCTCATCGTGACCTGGCGGATCTTCTGGCGGTAGCGCGGGATCTGTGGCAGCCGCCGTTCGACGGTCTCCAACAGCTTGTCGTAGCCCAGCCCGCCCCGAGGGTTGCGCAGGATGAACAGCGACTGCACATACATCGGCGTCGTCGTGTTCTCCAACCGGTAGAACGACGCCTCCGACGCCGACAGCCGGTTCACCATCGTGGCCTGTCCTCCCTGCTGACTCGATCCGGCCCGACGCTGATGCAGCCCCGGATCGGAGAAAAACACTGCCGCTCACGGTAGCCCGCCGCCGGACCGCCGCGCAGGCGGATACGCCGCAGCCGTGACTGTGCGATGATCGCCGCACATGCCTGCCACTCTCCAGCAGGACCGTCGCCCCGACCGTCATTGGAGAGCTGCCGTGCCCACCGAACCCTCCCCACACCACAGCCCGGCCGTCGCGCCGGTGATCGACTACGAACCGCCCGCCCGCGCAACGGTGCCCCACCGGCCTAAGCCCTCGCCCATCTCCCCGGGACCCGCGCGGCCCCGCGCTGGGCGTGCCACCCGAACGAGGCCCGACCGGCACGTCCGTAATGCGTTGCCGGCCCGGTTACAGTCGGCCGCGGTGTTCGCCGACGCGGCACTGCGCCGCGTCCTGGAAGTCGTGGATGGGCGTCGGCCATCGACACATCTGCTACCGCTGCTTGCCGCAGGGCTCGCCGAGACCGTGTTCACGCTCCGGCCGCCGACGCCGGCGGGCCGATCGGAGCCTGCCACTTTGCAGCGGGTACGCGTGCAATCGGTCGGCTCGGGTGAGCCGACCGGCGCGGTGGAGGCGTTCGGTACCTACCGCCGAGGACAGCGCACGCACGCGCTGGCCTGCCGCATCGAGTCAGGCCCCCGCCCCGGCCTAGACGGAAACGGCACAGCCTGGCGAATCGTGGCCCTGCACATCGGTTGAGTGCCTTGGGTTCCCGGCCGTCGGCAGGACCTCAGCTCTTGCGCGGCACCTTCGGCAACCGGCCGCCGCGACCCTCACGACGGGCGGCCTCGCGCCGCTCGCGACGGGAGGTTCCAGCGGGCTGCAGACTACCGCCGCCCCGCACTGTGGCAGAACCGTCCTCGTCGGGACCCGAATAGGTCAGCCCCGCCGCACCATCGGCTCCGTCCGCTCCGTTAGCGCCGTCCGCTCCGTTGGCGCCGTCGATACCCTTGGCCCGCAACGCGAACTCCGCCAGCCCCTCCGGGGCGTCCACGGGCGCGACCGCCTGCTTCGGGACAGCTTCAACAGCGACATTGAACAGGAATCCGACCGATTCCTCTTTGAGCCCGTCGAGCATGCCGCGGAACATGTCGAAGCCTTCGCGCTGGTATTCGACCAGCGGGTCACGCTGCGCCATTGCCCGCAGGCCGATGCCTTCCTTGAGGTAGTCCATCTCGTAGAGGTGCTCGCGCCACTTGCGGTCGAGAACGCTCAGCAGTACGCCGCGTTCCAGCTCACGCATGGCCCCTGCTCCGGCAACGTCATCGACCTGGGCCTCGCGCGCCGCGTAAGCGTTTTCGGCGTCGGCGATCAGGGCGTCCAACAGTTCGTCGCGGGTCAGGTCATCGGCCTCGCCAACGTCGTCGGCGTGCAGCAGTTCGTGATAGTCGATGCCCACCGGGTAAAGCGTCTTGAGCGCTGTCCACAACTGCTCGAGGTCCCAGTCCTCCGCATATCCCTCGCCGGTGGCGCCGTCGACGTAGGCGGTGATCACGTCCACGAGCATGTCGTGGGCCTGCTCGGCAAGGCTCTCGCCGTCAAGGATGCGGCGACGCTCGGCGTAGATCACCTTGCGCTGCTGGTTCATCACCTCGTCGTACTTGAGGACGTTCTTGCGGATCTCAAAGTTCTGCTGCTCGACCTGGGTCTGGGCACTCTTGATCGCCCGGGTGACCATCTTGGCCTCGATCGGCACATCGTCAGGCAGGTTCAGACGTGTCAGCAACGTCTCCAGCGCCGCACCGTTGAAACGGCGCATGAGCTCGTCGCCCAGCGACAGGTAGAACCGTGACTCGCCCGGGTCTCCCTGGCGGCCGGACCGGCCGCGCAGCTGGTTGTCGATGCGCCGAGACTCGTGTCGCTCGGTGCCCAGCACGTAGAGTCCGCCGGCCTCGATCACTTCCTCGGCCTCGGCGGCCGCCTCCGCCTTGATCTGACGCAGCGCCTCATCCCATGCGGCCTCGTACTCCTCCGGGGTCTCCACCGGGTCCAGGCCCTGGCTGCGCAGCCGCTGGTCAGCGAGGAAGTCGACGTTGCCGCCGAGCACGATGTCGGTACCACGACCGGCCATGTTGGTCGCCACAGTGATCGCGCCGCGGCGGCCCGCCTCGGCGATGATGTGCGCCTCACGCTCATGCTGCTTGGCATTGAGGACGTTGTGGGGAACGCGACGCTTGGTCAGTTGCTTGGACAGGTACTCCGAGCGCTCCACGCTGGTGGTGCCGATCAGCACCGGCTGGCCCGCCTCGTAACGCTCAGCGACGTCATCGACGACGGCGAGGAACTTGGCTTCCTCGGTCTTGTAGATGAGGTCGATCTGGTCGATGCGCGACATCGGCTTATTGGTCGGAATCGGCACCACGCCCAGCTTGTAGATCTCGTGCAGCTCGGCGGCCTCGGTCTCGGCGGTGCCCGTCATGCCGGCGAGCTTGTCGTAGAGCCGGAAGTAGTTCTGCAGGGTGATGGTGGCCAGGGTCTGATTCTCGGCCTTGATCTCCACCCGCTCTTTGGCCTCGATGGCCTGGTGCATGCCCTCGTTGTAGCGCCGACCCACCAGAACGCGGCCGGTGAACTCGTCGACGATGAAGACCTCACCGTTGCGGACGATGTAGTCCTTGTCCCGGTTGAACAGCTCCTTGGCCTTCAAGGCGTTGTTGAGGTAACTGACCAGCGGCGAGTTGGCGGCCTCGTAGAGGTTCTCGATGCCGAGCTGGTCCTCGACGAATTCGACCCCGACCTCGTGAACACCGATGGTGCGCTTGCGCAGGTCCACTTCGTAGTGGACGTCTTTCTCCATCAGCGGCACGATCCGGGCGAACTCGCCGTACCAAGTGGAGCTTCCATCGGCCGGCCCGGAGATGATCAGCGGGGTGCGGGCCTCGTCGATCAGGATGGAGTCGACCTCGTCGACGATGGCGAAGTAGTGCGGCCGCTGTACCAACTGGTCCAGCGAATGCGCCATATTGTCGCGGAGATAGTCGAAGCCGAACTCGTTGTTGGTGCCATAGGTGACATCGGCGTTGTAGGCGACGCGTCGCTCGTCCGGGGTCATCTGCGACAAGATCACCCCGACCTCCAGCCCGAGGAACCGGTGCACCCGGCCCATCCACTCGCTGTCGCGTTTGGCCAGGTAGTCGTTGACGGTGACGACGTGCACGCCCTTGCCGGCGATCGCATTGAGGTAGGCCGGCAACACACAGGTCAGGGTCTTGCCCTCACCGGTCTTCATCTCGGCGACGTTGCCGTAGTGCAGCGCCGCGCCACCCATGAGCTGAACGTGGAAGGGCCGCTGGGTCAACACCCGCCACGCAGCCTCACGGGCCACCGCGAACGCCTCGGGCAGCAGGTCATCGAGGGTCTCGCCGCCTTCATGGCGGGCGCGGAACTCGTCGGTCTTCGCCCGCAGCTCGGCGTCGGTGAGCGCTTCGACATCCGCGGAGAGGGTGTCGATGTAGTCCGCGACCTTTCTGAGCCGTTTGACCATGCGGCCTTCACCAAAACGCAGCAACTTGGACAGCACGGCTATGTCCCCTACTCAGTCTTCGGCATTACGAGCGTCACCCATGGTAGGTGACACCGATGCCAAGGGCGGCAGCGCGCCGCCAACGCAGTTCGGAAAGGCAGTGGCCTCAGACGAGTCGGATCAGCCCGTAGTCATAGGCATGCCGCCGGTAGACCACCGAGGGTTGGTCGGTCTCCTTGTCGTGGAACAGGAAGAAGTCGTGACCCACCAGCTCCATCTCGTAGAGCGCGTCATCGACTGACATGGGCGTGGCGGTGTGTTCCTTGGTGCGCACGATCTGGCCGGGCTCATGCTCGTGGCCCTCACCGTGTCCGGCAGCCTCACGGTGGTCAGGTTCGGCGGTGCCGTCCAGGTCGAACGCGCCCGCGAGGAACTCCGGGTCCAGATTGGTGACACCGGTGGCCTCGGCCACCGACACCGGCGTCTTGTCACCGTAGGAGACGTTGCGCCGGCCCTTGTCACGACGCAACCGGCTCTCCAGCCGGTTGATCGCCGCCTCGAATGCGGCGTAGAAGCTGTCCGCACGGGCTTCCCCACGAATCACCGGGCCGCGACCGTGGGCGGTGATGTCGATCTGCTGGCAGGATTTTCGCTGACGACGATTGTTGGCGTGCTTGAGTTCGACATCGAACAGGCGAATAGACCGGTCGAGACGCTCTACCCGGGCTAGCTTCTGCGCAACGTAAACGCGGAAGTGGTCTGGAATCTCGACGTTCCGACCCTTGACCACAATCTCGGCGCCCGCCTCATCGGGTCGGTCCTGAACATCGACCGAAGCCACGCTGGATTCCACAAACTGATTTGCCATGTTCGACACTCTCCTATCGTCTCGACCACGTACTCATAAGGTCCACCGGCCCTTGATGACGACCGTAGCCATGCCGCCGGAGACGTGCCACTGATTTGACACACCCATTTGGCACAGGCTCATACCGAAGCGATCACGAGCGCCGCCGACACCGGCACCCGGGCATGCCGCAGCACCCGCACCGTCTCTGCCAAGGTGGCGCCGGTCGTGACCACGTCATCGACAACCAGGACGTCGCCCATCGCTGCGCAGCGCTCCGGCAACCGGCGCCGGCGCAGCACCACCTGACCGGCGACGTTGCGTTCCCGGGCTGCACTGCCCAGACCGACCGAGTCGCGCGTCAGGGCCCGCATCCGCAACATCGGTGCCACCGTCACGCCGCAGTGACGGCCCGCCACCGCCGCGGCTATCCGGGTGATCGGATCACCTCCGCGCCGGCGAGCGGCACTGCGCCGGGTGGGAGCAGGGATCAGCGTCAGCGGCAGTCCCACCAGCTGCCAACACAGCAGGCGCTGCACCGCCGCGTCCAGTGCCCCAGCCAGCGGGACGACCAGATCGGCGCGCCCCCGTTCCTTGACCCCGACGATCGCCTGGCGGCGAGCCCCGGCGTAGCGGCCCAGCGCGAACACCGGCACCTGCGGGTCCAGACGCGGGGTGACCACCCGCGGCTCGCCGGGACCGATCATCAACTGCGCTGAGCAGAGGGCACACCACCGGGTGCCGGGCACACCGCAGCCCCCGCACTGCAGGGGTAGCACCGCATCAAGCACACTTCGAGATGCTGCCCCCAGGCTCTGACAAGTCGACCTGCGCCGGTTTCTACTCCCCCGCCAGGTCCGCCGACAGGTCAGCGACTGCCGTCCCCTCCGGAACCCGCACCTCCTCGATGGGCTCGGGCCGGTCGTCGAATTCCAGGCGCAGCGCCCGGCAGATGGTCGCGTGCATGTCATACATGCAGGTGATGTAGGTCAGCTCCATGATCTCGGGGTCGGACAGATTCTCTTTGAGCACCGCGAAGACCTCATCGGACACCCGGCCGCCGTCGTAGACCAGGGCGTCGGTGTAGGCCAGCACCGCCCGCTCGATCCGGGAGAACGCGTCGCTGACCTGCCAGGACGGCAACGCCGCGATCTTGTCCTCGGGTATGCCCAGTGAACGCATCTGTTTGCAGTGTTGCGAGAACACGAACTGACTGCCGCGGGCATAACCGGCGCGGGCCTGGCCGAGCTCGCGCAGCAGCGGGTCGAGCGAAGCGTTGCGGTAGAGGGCGAAGCCGCGCACGGCGTGGGAGAACACCTGCGGCGCCTGGGCGAAGACCGTCCACCAATCCCCGGGTGTGCCGTGGATGGTGCGATGGCCCCCGGGCTGCGCCGCGGAGGATTCGGGGTCCAGCGGGTCTACACCCGCACCGAACAGCCGGTCATAGAAGAACAGGATCTGCTCGTCGGTGACCTCAGCGCGCGGAATCTCGCGGAGTCGGGGCATGAGTTTGTGTCCTTTCCGGCGTTCGAGTCAACGACTCCTACGCTAGGCGGCACTTCGAGGCAAGAGGTATTTGGTCCCCAATTCAACTGACGCTCGACCCCAATTC is a window encoding:
- the hpf gene encoding ribosome hibernation-promoting factor, HPF/YfiA family translates to MANQFVESSVASVDVQDRPDEAGAEIVVKGRNVEIPDHFRVYVAQKLARVERLDRSIRLFDVELKHANNRRQRKSCQQIDITAHGRGPVIRGEARADSFYAAFEAAINRLESRLRRDKGRRNVSYGDKTPVSVAEATGVTNLDPEFLAGAFDLDGTAEPDHREAAGHGEGHEHEPGQIVRTKEHTATPMSVDDALYEMELVGHDFFLFHDKETDQPSVVYRRHAYDYGLIRLV
- the secA gene encoding preprotein translocase subunit SecA yields the protein MLSKLLRFGEGRMVKRLRKVADYIDTLSADVEALTDAELRAKTDEFRARHEGGETLDDLLPEAFAVAREAAWRVLTQRPFHVQLMGGAALHYGNVAEMKTGEGKTLTCVLPAYLNAIAGKGVHVVTVNDYLAKRDSEWMGRVHRFLGLEVGVILSQMTPDERRVAYNADVTYGTNNEFGFDYLRDNMAHSLDQLVQRPHYFAIVDEVDSILIDEARTPLIISGPADGSSTWYGEFARIVPLMEKDVHYEVDLRKRTIGVHEVGVEFVEDQLGIENLYEAANSPLVSYLNNALKAKELFNRDKDYIVRNGEVFIVDEFTGRVLVGRRYNEGMHQAIEAKERVEIKAENQTLATITLQNYFRLYDKLAGMTGTAETEAAELHEIYKLGVVPIPTNKPMSRIDQIDLIYKTEEAKFLAVVDDVAERYEAGQPVLIGTTSVERSEYLSKQLTKRRVPHNVLNAKQHEREAHIIAEAGRRGAITVATNMAGRGTDIVLGGNVDFLADQRLRSQGLDPVETPEEYEAAWDEALRQIKAEAAAEAEEVIEAGGLYVLGTERHESRRIDNQLRGRSGRQGDPGESRFYLSLGDELMRRFNGAALETLLTRLNLPDDVPIEAKMVTRAIKSAQTQVEQQNFEIRKNVLKYDEVMNQQRKVIYAERRRILDGESLAEQAHDMLVDVITAYVDGATGEGYAEDWDLEQLWTALKTLYPVGIDYHELLHADDVGEADDLTRDELLDALIADAENAYAAREAQVDDVAGAGAMRELERGVLLSVLDRKWREHLYEMDYLKEGIGLRAMAQRDPLVEYQREGFDMFRGMLDGLKEESVGFLFNVAVEAVPKQAVAPVDAPEGLAEFALRAKGIDGANGADGANGADGADGAAGLTYSGPDEDGSATVRGGGSLQPAGTSRRERREAARREGRGGRLPKVPRKS
- a CDS encoding ComF family protein, producing MLDAVLPLQCGGCGVPGTRWCALCSAQLMIGPGEPRVVTPRLDPQVPVFALGRYAGARRQAIVGVKERGRADLVVPLAGALDAAVQRLLCWQLVGLPLTLIPAPTRRSAARRRGGDPITRIAAAVAGRHCGVTVAPMLRMRALTRDSVGLGSAARERNVAGQVVLRRRRLPERCAAMGDVLVVDDVVTTGATLAETVRVLRHARVPVSAALVIASV
- a CDS encoding WS/DGAT/MGAT family O-acyltransferase; the protein is MVNRLSASEASFYRLENTTTPMYVQSLFILRNPRGGLGYDKLLETVERRLPQIPRYRQKIRQVTMSLARPVWVDDHEFDITYHVRHLAVPSPGSDRQLHELVARLSQQSLDRARPLWAVYLIEGLADNRIAIYIKSHQALVNGMAAPAMGHVLVDRSQRPPPFDEDIWVPRDEPGAVELVLGAVGDWVAAPRTQLQAVGSTIGSPLTWVGRKAFDAARTIVRGTAPQSPLNTEVSQNRLFTVAHGALEDYRTVRARYDCAINDVVLAVITGALRNWLLSRGEPVGPTRTVRAMAPLSVYPDHELDSAAQPIGAVTPFLVDLPVGEPNPVVRLSQIAYATESHPTSTGLVDARTILTVAGFAPPTLHAMGVRVATAFAGFSGRVFNLLITNAPGAQRQLYVCGAKLLETYSVPPLLPNKALTIGVTSYNGTLYFGVNADRKAMSDVGMVSALLDEALAELLEAAQ
- a CDS encoding Rv3235 family protein, whose amino-acid sequence is MPATLQQDRRPDRHWRAAVPTEPSPHHSPAVAPVIDYEPPARATVPHRPKPSPISPGPARPRAGRATRTRPDRHVRNALPARLQSAAVFADAALRRVLEVVDGRRPSTHLLPLLAAGLAETVFTLRPPTPAGRSEPATLQRVRVQSVGSGEPTGAVEAFGTYRRGQRTHALACRIESGPRPGLDGNGTAWRIVALHIG
- a CDS encoding carboxymuconolactone decarboxylase family protein; amino-acid sequence: MPRLREIPRAEVTDEQILFFYDRLFGAGVDPLDPESSAAQPGGHRTIHGTPGDWWTVFAQAPQVFSHAVRGFALYRNASLDPLLRELGQARAGYARGSQFVFSQHCKQMRSLGIPEDKIAALPSWQVSDAFSRIERAVLAYTDALVYDGGRVSDEVFAVLKENLSDPEIMELTYITCMYDMHATICRALRLEFDDRPEPIEEVRVPEGTAVADLSADLAGE